From the Homo sapiens chromosome 1, GRCh38.p14 Primary Assembly genome, one window contains:
- the UBIAD1 gene encoding ubiA prenyltransferase domain-containing protein 1 isoform 3 (isoform 3 is encoded by transcript variant 3), producing MAASQVLGEKINILSGETVKAGDRDPLGNDCPEQDRLPQRSWRQKCASYVLALRPWSFSASLTPVALGSALAYRSHGVLDPRLLVGCAVAVLAVHGAGNLVNTYYDFSKGIDHKKSDDRTLVDRILEPQDVVRFGVFLYTLGCVCAACLYYLSPLKLEHLALIYFGGLSGSFLYTGVLI from the exons ATGGCGGCCTCTCAGGTCCTGGGGGAGAAGATTAACATCCTGTCGGGAGAGACTGTCAAAGCTGGGGACAGGGACCCGCTGGGGAACGACTGTCCCGAGCAAGATAGGCTCCCCCAGCGCTCCTGGAGGCAGAAGTGTGCCTCCTACGTGTTGGCCCTGAGGCCCTGGAGCTTCAGTGCCTCACTCACACCGGTGGCCCTGGGCAGTGCCCTTGCCTACAGATCCCACGGTGTCCTGGATCCCAGGCTCTTGGTGGGTTGTGCCGTGGCTGTCCTGGCTGTGCACGGGGCCGGTAATTTGGTCAACACTTACTATGACTTTTCCAAGGGCATTGACCACAAAAAGAGTGATGACAGGACACTTGTGGACCGAATCTTGGAGCCGCAGGATGTCGTCCGGTTCGGAGTCTTCCTCTACACGTTGGGCTGCGTCTGTGCCGCTTGCCTCTACTACCTGTCCCCTCTGAAACTGGAGCACTTGGCTCTTATCTACTTTGGAGGCCTGTCTGGCTCCTTTCTCTACACAGGAG TCCTCATCTAG
- the UBIAD1 gene encoding ubiA prenyltransferase domain-containing protein 1 isoform X1 — translation MAASQVLGEKINILSGETVKAGDRDPLGNDCPEQDRLPQRSWRQKCASYVLALRPWSFSASLTPVALGSALAYRSHGVLDPRLLVGCAVAVLAVHGAGNLVNTYYDFSKGIDHKKSDDRTLVDRILEPQDVVRFGVFLYTLGCVCAACLYYLSPLKLEHLALIYFGGLSGSFLYTGGIGFKYVALGDLIILITFGPLAVMFAYAIQPISALAQCMVQQSRQSVTGC, via the exons ATGGCGGCCTCTCAGGTCCTGGGGGAGAAGATTAACATCCTGTCGGGAGAGACTGTCAAAGCTGGGGACAGGGACCCGCTGGGGAACGACTGTCCCGAGCAAGATAGGCTCCCCCAGCGCTCCTGGAGGCAGAAGTGTGCCTCCTACGTGTTGGCCCTGAGGCCCTGGAGCTTCAGTGCCTCACTCACACCGGTGGCCCTGGGCAGTGCCCTTGCCTACAGATCCCACGGTGTCCTGGATCCCAGGCTCTTGGTGGGTTGTGCCGTGGCTGTCCTGGCTGTGCACGGGGCCGGTAATTTGGTCAACACTTACTATGACTTTTCCAAGGGCATTGACCACAAAAAGAGTGATGACAGGACACTTGTGGACCGAATCTTGGAGCCGCAGGATGTCGTCCGGTTCGGAGTCTTCCTCTACACGTTGGGCTGCGTCTGTGCCGCTTGCCTCTACTACCTGTCCCCTCTGAAACTGGAGCACTTGGCTCTTATCTACTTTGGAGGCCTGTCTGGCTCCTTTCTCTACACAGGAG GAATTGGATTCAAGTACGTGGCTCTGGGAGACCTCATCATCCTCATCACTTTTGGCCCGCTGGCTGTGATGTTCGCCTACGCCATCCAG CCCATCTCAGCACTAGCACAGTGCATGGTGCAACAGAGCAGGCAGTCAGTAACTGGTTGTTGA
- the UBIAD1 gene encoding ubiA prenyltransferase domain-containing protein 1 isoform 2 (isoform 2 is encoded by transcript variant 2), with protein MAASQVLGEKINILSGETVKAGDRDPLGNDCPEQDRLPQRSWRQKCASYVLALRPWSFSASLTPVALGSALAYRSHGVLDPRLLVGCAVAVLAVHGAGNLVNTYYDFSKGIDHKKSDDRTLVDRILEPQDVVRFGVFLYTLGCVCAACLYYLSPLKLEHLALIYFGGLSGSFLYTGGIGFKYVALGDLIILITFGPLAVMFAYAIQSSSSH; from the exons ATGGCGGCCTCTCAGGTCCTGGGGGAGAAGATTAACATCCTGTCGGGAGAGACTGTCAAAGCTGGGGACAGGGACCCGCTGGGGAACGACTGTCCCGAGCAAGATAGGCTCCCCCAGCGCTCCTGGAGGCAGAAGTGTGCCTCCTACGTGTTGGCCCTGAGGCCCTGGAGCTTCAGTGCCTCACTCACACCGGTGGCCCTGGGCAGTGCCCTTGCCTACAGATCCCACGGTGTCCTGGATCCCAGGCTCTTGGTGGGTTGTGCCGTGGCTGTCCTGGCTGTGCACGGGGCCGGTAATTTGGTCAACACTTACTATGACTTTTCCAAGGGCATTGACCACAAAAAGAGTGATGACAGGACACTTGTGGACCGAATCTTGGAGCCGCAGGATGTCGTCCGGTTCGGAGTCTTCCTCTACACGTTGGGCTGCGTCTGTGCCGCTTGCCTCTACTACCTGTCCCCTCTGAAACTGGAGCACTTGGCTCTTATCTACTTTGGAGGCCTGTCTGGCTCCTTTCTCTACACAGGAG GAATTGGATTCAAGTACGTGGCTCTGGGAGACCTCATCATCCTCATCACTTTTGGCCCGCTGGCTGTGATGTTCGCCTACGCCATCCAG TCCTCATCTAGCCACTGA
- the UBIAD1 gene encoding ubiA prenyltransferase domain-containing protein 1 isoform 1 (isoform 1 is encoded by transcript variant 1) has protein sequence MAASQVLGEKINILSGETVKAGDRDPLGNDCPEQDRLPQRSWRQKCASYVLALRPWSFSASLTPVALGSALAYRSHGVLDPRLLVGCAVAVLAVHGAGNLVNTYYDFSKGIDHKKSDDRTLVDRILEPQDVVRFGVFLYTLGCVCAACLYYLSPLKLEHLALIYFGGLSGSFLYTGGIGFKYVALGDLIILITFGPLAVMFAYAIQVGSLAIFPLVYAIPLALSTEAILHSNNTRDMESDREAGIVTLAILIGPTFSYILYNTLLFLPYLVFSILATHCTISLALPLLTIPMAFSLERQFRSQAFNKLPQRTAKLNLLLGLFYVFGIILAPAGSLPKI, from the exons ATGGCGGCCTCTCAGGTCCTGGGGGAGAAGATTAACATCCTGTCGGGAGAGACTGTCAAAGCTGGGGACAGGGACCCGCTGGGGAACGACTGTCCCGAGCAAGATAGGCTCCCCCAGCGCTCCTGGAGGCAGAAGTGTGCCTCCTACGTGTTGGCCCTGAGGCCCTGGAGCTTCAGTGCCTCACTCACACCGGTGGCCCTGGGCAGTGCCCTTGCCTACAGATCCCACGGTGTCCTGGATCCCAGGCTCTTGGTGGGTTGTGCCGTGGCTGTCCTGGCTGTGCACGGGGCCGGTAATTTGGTCAACACTTACTATGACTTTTCCAAGGGCATTGACCACAAAAAGAGTGATGACAGGACACTTGTGGACCGAATCTTGGAGCCGCAGGATGTCGTCCGGTTCGGAGTCTTCCTCTACACGTTGGGCTGCGTCTGTGCCGCTTGCCTCTACTACCTGTCCCCTCTGAAACTGGAGCACTTGGCTCTTATCTACTTTGGAGGCCTGTCTGGCTCCTTTCTCTACACAGGAG GAATTGGATTCAAGTACGTGGCTCTGGGAGACCTCATCATCCTCATCACTTTTGGCCCGCTGGCTGTGATGTTCGCCTACGCCATCCAGGTGGGGTCCCTGGCCATCTTCCCACTGGTCTATGCCATCCCCCTCGCCCTCAGCACCGAGGCCATTCTCCATTCCAACAACACCAGGGACATGGAGTCCGACCGGGAGGCTGGTATCGTCACGCTGGCCATCCTCATCGGCCCCACGTTCTCCTACATTCTCTACAACACACTGCTCTTCCTGCCCTACCTGGTCTTCAGCATCCTGGCCACACACTGCACCATCAGCCTGGCACTCCCCCTGCTTACCATTCCCATGGCCTTCTCCCTTGAGAGACAGTTTCGAAGCCAGGCCTTCAACAAACTGCCCCAGAGGACTGCCAAGCTCAACCTCCTGCTGGGACTTTTCTATGTCTTTGGCATCATTCTGGCACCAGCAGGCAGTCTGCCCAAAATTTAA